From Camelina sativa cultivar DH55 chromosome 7, Cs, whole genome shotgun sequence, one genomic window encodes:
- the LOC104699887 gene encoding eukaryotic translation initiation factor 4G-like isoform X4 yields MSYNQSRPDRSETQYRRTGRSTGNHHQQQHQQQQHRSSPAAGYGKGAGAPPSPAPAPSPAPFVDSSSLPSNRSFKKPSNAQGGGGGGQPRVNLPPVNHSVSKDGLHPNNHNGPNAHSRSQGVSGEPVVGGTTESINRNSGPIPKAPTSQSTAMTFKNNDTPNTAKASGDASQAFALQFGSIDLMKMQQSSVRTAPNVPASVPKKDLSNKVADNQLMRKEGHNPTSEKADIKVPHISPPSQTQKSPITNIRMPAVQTPYQHAQVPHPVHFGGPNMHMQPPVTASSFQMPMPMGLSMGNSPQIQPQVFFQGLPSHPMHHQGMMHQAQGHGFATPMGAQIHPQLGHVGVGLSPQYPQQQGGKYGGARKTTPVKITHPDTHEELRLDRRGDPYPDGESAALKQHSNTPPRSQPVSSFAPRPVNLVQPSFNSNTMIYPPGSVPLNSGPMSSAQAPRYPFPVIDGSQRVQIINQPAHTAPQHIRPAALAHVSSDSSSSVKARTAQNVMSSALPAYAKVSVKPAGASEKLGSPKAKSHGEVNISLSQKDVDAGSLSSSQQPKPGFVSVVPNSSARPATEIRRAEMVSESISAENQTRRVESPHNLTEDRGQTMPDSLVSVPETETVAAKENSSLPATNGFKKQLMEVSPTSDTPTSDSVDTNIDESMQGSSHASSEISGSSTQEKDLKCDEQTVSDMVVERSVISDEKHETVSGVLEKAQNEVDGTSSENLAEVTDGTSSELPHSTHIQSSTVPLGHSETSSRHHGVENSGDSLTSAPATLSKDKSAFESNTRRNTSTKGKKKIKEILQKADAAGTTSDLYNAYKGPEEKKEPLESSNVVHDVSNQKPAPVIPQATAEATVDAEPVKNEPEDWEDAADVSTPKLETADNSVNAKRSSSDEARDSCSNTEKKYSRDFLLKFADLCTTLPVGFDLSPDIANALIFAYMAASHHEHDSYPTPGKVMDRQGSNARLDRRPTNMVDDRWTKNQGSLPAGYGGNVGFRPGQGGNSGVLRNPRMQGPIMSRPMQPVGPMGGMGRNTPDLWQRGSNFQQKGLFPSPHAPMQVMHKAERKYQVGTVADEEQAKQRLLKGILNKLTPQNFEKLFEQVKSVNIDNAVTLSGVISQIFDKALMEPTFCEMYADFCVHLSGALPDFNENGEKITFKRLLLNKCQEEFERGEKEEEEASRVAEEGQVEQTEEEREEKRLQVRRRMLGNIRLIGELYKKKMLTEKIMHACIQKLLGFNQDPHEENIEALCKLMSTIGVMIDHQKAKGLMDGYFEKMKMLSCKQELSSRVRFMLINAIDLRKNKWQERMKVEGPKKIEEVHRDAAQERQTQANRLSRGPSMNSSARRGHMEFSPRGGGGMLSPPSAQMGGFHGPPQGRGFSNQDIRYDERPPYEPRMVPMPQRSVGDEPITLGPQGGLGQGMSRRPALVSNTYQSDATQAGGGDYRRPAGGLNGFGSQRPASPVTHGRSSPQERGTAYVHREFASLSRASDPSPEVSSARQVVQGPSSTVNSPRENALSEERLQNMSLSAIKEYYSARDEKEIGLCMKDMNSPAYHPTMISLWVSDSFERKDKERNLLAELLVNLVKSADNALTEVQLVKGFESVLTTLEDAVNDAPKAAEFLGRIFGKSVTEKVVTLTEIGRLIREGGEEPGSLIEFGLGGDVLGSVLEMIKTEAGEEALVEIRRSSGLRIEDFKPPAPNRSKILEKFT; encoded by the exons ATGTCCTACAATCAATCAAGGCCCGACAGAAGCGAGACTCAATACCGTAGAACTGGTCGATCCACCGGTaaccaccaccaacaacaacaccaacagcAACAACACCGATCTTCTCCCGCCGCCGGTTATGGTAAGGGAGCCGGCGCTCCTCCTTCCCCTGCGCCTGCCCCTTCCCCTGCCCCTTTtgttgattcttcttccttGCCTTCCAATCGCAG TTTTAAGAAGCCCAGCAATGCtcaaggaggaggaggaggagggcaGCCTAGGGTGAATTTGCCACCTGTGAATCATTCTGTTTCCAAGGATGGTTTGCATCCTAACAATCACAATGGTCCAAATGCACACTCTCGCTCTCAAG GAGTGTCTGGTGAACCGGTTGTTGGTGGAACAACTGAATCAATCAACAGAAACAGTGGACCTATTCCGAAGGCTCCAACTTCTCAGTCTACCGCCATGACTTTCAAGAACAATGATACGCCCAACACAGCCAAAG CCTCTGGAGACGCTTCTCAAGCATTTGCTTTGCAGTTTGGGTCTATTGATCTGATGAAG ATGCAGCAATCTTCTGTAAGAACGGCGCCAAATGTGCCAGCTTCTGTACCCAAAAAAGATTTATCAAATAAGGTTGCAGATAATCAGTTGATGAGGAAAGAGGGGCACAATCCAACGAGTGAAAAAGCAGATATTAAAGTCCCACATATATCCCCTCCAAGTCAAACGCAGAAGTCTCCAATTACAAATATTCGCATGCCTGCTGTGCAGACACCATATCAGCATGCTCAGGTTCCTCACCCTGTACATTTCGGTGGGCCGAACATGCATATGCAGCCTCCAGTGACCGCATCCTCGTTTCAAATGCCAATGCCAATGGGATTATCTATGGGAAATTCACCTCAAATCCAGCCGCAGGTGTTCTTTCAGGGTCTTCCATCACATCCGATGCATCATCAGGGTATGATGCATCAGGCTCAGGGACATGGTTTTGCAACTCCAATGGGTGCTCAGATTCACCCTCAGTTAGGCCACGTTGGTGTGGGTTTGAGCCCACAATATCCCCAGCAACAAGGAGGAAAATATGGTGGGGCACGCAAGACGACGCCTGTAAAGATTACTCATCCTGACACACACGAAGAGCTGAGGCTTGATCGACGTGGTGACCCATATCCAGATGGCGAATCAGCGGCTTTAAAACAGCATTCTAACACACCCCCCAGATCACAGCCAGTTTCATCATTTGCTCCACGACCAGTCAATTTGGTGCAACCCTCATTTAACTCTAATACTATGATATATCCTCCGGGTTCTGTACCCTTAAACAGTGGTCCAATGTCATCTGCTCAGGCACCAAGATATCCTTTCCCAGTTATTGATGGGTCCCAGAGAGTACAAATTATCAACCAACCTGCTCATACCGCTCCACAGCATATCAGACCTGCAGCTCTGGCACATGTTTcatctgattcttcttcctctgtgaaAGCACGCACTGCCCAAAATGTGATGTCATCTGCCCTACCTGCTTATGCGAAGGTATCAGTGAAGCCAGCTGGGGCTTCTGAAAAGCTTGGATCACCAAAAGCCAAGTCACATGGAGAAGTTAAC ATTTCTCTGTCACAAAAGGACGTGGATGCAGGTTCATTGAGCTCTTCACAGCAGCCTAAACCTGGTTTTGTCTCTGTAGTACCTAATTCGTCTGCTCGGCCAGCGACTGAAATTAGAAGAGCGGAAATGGTGAGTGAGTCGATCTCAGCTGAGAATCAGACACGTAGGGTGGAATCCCCTCATAATTTGACTGAG GATCGTGGACAGACTATGCCAGACTCTCTGGTCTCTGTTCCCGAAACAGAAACTGTTGCTGCCAAGGAAAATTCATCACTCCCAGCTACCAACGGATTTAAGAAGCAACTCATGGAGGTGTCTCCTACATCTGATACTCCAACGTCTGATTCAGTAGATACAAATATTGACGAATCTATGCAAGGGTCAAGCCATGCCTCATCAGAGATTTCTGGTTCTTCAACTCAAGAGAAAGACCTAAAATGTGATGAACAGACTGTTTCTGATATGGTTGTTGAAAGGTCTGTAATTTCTGATGAAAAACACGAAACAGTGTCAGGTGTGCTTGAGAAGGCACAGAATGAGGTAGATGGTACGAGCTCTGAAAACTTGGCTGAAGTTACAGATGGTACGAGCTCTGAGCTTCCACATTCTACGCATATTCAGTCTTCTACAGTTCCTCTTGGACATTCGGAAACGTCATCGAGACATCATGGTGTAGAAAATTCTGGTGATAGTTTGACCTCTGCCCCAGCTACTCTTTCAAAAGATAAATCCGCATTTGAATCGAACACAAGAAGAAATACTTCtacaaaaggaaagaagaagataaaagaaatcCTTCAAAAAGCAGATGCTGCAGGGACAACTTCTGATCTTTATAATGCGTACAAAGGGcctgaagaaaagaaagagcCGTTAGAGAGCTCAAATGTTGTTCATGATGTTTCAAACCAGAAGCCGGCACCTGTCATACCTCAGGCTACTGCTGAAGCCACTGTGGATGCTGAACCAGTGAAAAATGAACCAGAAGACTGGGAAGATGCGGCCGATGTTTCTACACCAAAGTTGGAAACTGCAGATAATTCTGTGAATGCTAAGAGAAGTTCCTCAGATGAGGCCAGAGACAGCTGCAGCAATACAGAAAAGAAGTACTCCCGTGATTTCCTTCTTAAGTTTGCAGACCTGTGTACTACTCTCCCTGTGGGATTTGACCTTTCGCCTGATATTGCTAATGCCTTGATTTTTGCTTATATGGCTGCATCTCATCATGAACATGATTCTTATCCTACTCCTGGAAAGGTTATGGATCGCCAAGGGAGTAATGCTCGATTAGATCGTCGTCCTACCAATATGGTTGATGATAGATGGACAAAGAATCAGGGTTCTCTTCCAGCAGGATATGGGGGTAACGTAGGTTTCCGACCTGGTCAAGGAGGAAACTCAGGAGTTTTAAGAAACCCTCGTATGCAGGGACCGATTATGTCTAGACCGATGCAACCTGTGGGTCCTATGGGAGGAATGGGCAGAAATACCCCCGACTTATGGCAACGTGGTTCAAATTTCCAACAAAAGGGACTTTTTCCTTCTCCACATGCTCCTATGCAGGTGATGCACAAAGCTGAGAGAAAATACCAAGTCGGTACAGTTGCAGATGaagaacaagcaaaacaaaggctATTAAAGGGAATCCTGAACAAGTTGACCCCGCAAAACTTTGAGAAACTGTTTGAGCAAGTTAAAAGTGTCAACATCGACAACGCTGTTACACTTTCTGGTGTCATTTCACAGATATTTGACAAAGCCTTGATGGAGCCTACCTTCTGTGAGATGTATGCAGATTTCTGTGTACATCTTTCTGGGGCGTTACCTGATTTTAATGAGAATGGTGAAAAGATTACCTTCAAAAGATTGCTTCTCAATAAATGTCAGGAAGAATTTGAGAGAGGggagaaagaagaggaggaagccAGTAGAGTAGCCGAAGAAGGACAAGTAGAACAAACCGAGGAGGAACGGGAAGAGAAAAGACTCCAGGTGCGAAGGAGAATGCTCGGTAATATTAGACTTATTGGTGAGTTATACAAGAAAAAGATGTTGACTGAGAAAATCATGCACGCATGCATCCAGAAGTTGCTCGGGTTTAATCAAGATCCTCATGAAGAGAACATTGAAGCTCTTTGTAAACTAATGAGTACGATAGGAGTTATGATCGATCATCAGAAAGCCAAGGGCCTTATGGATGGGTATtttgagaaaatgaaaatgctATCATGCAAACAAGAATTGTCGTCTAGGGTGAGGTTCATGTTGATTAATGCCATCGATTTGCGAAAGAACAAATGGCAAGAGAGAATGAAGGTCGaaggaccaaaaaaaattgaggaagTGCACAGAGATGCTGCACAAGAACGCCAAACTCAAGCTAACAGGCTTTCACGTGGACCCTCGATGAATTCATCAGCAAGAAGAGGACATATGGAGTTTAGTCCTAGGGGGGGAGGAGGAATGCTATCACCTCCAAGTGCCCAAATGGGTGGTTTCCATGGACCACCTCAAGGTCGTGGCTTTAGTAATCAGGACATTCGATATGATGAAAGGCCACCTTATGAGCCTAGGATGGTTCCAATGCCTCAAAGGTCAGTAGGTGATGAGCCTATTACCTTGGGTCCGCAAGGTGGTCTTGGTCAGGGAATGTCTAGAAGGCCTGCACTAGTATCAAACACTTATCAGTCTGATGCGACTCAGGCCGGTGGTGGAGATTATAGGCGACCGGCTGGTGGTTTGAATGGTTTTGGCTCACAAAGACCTGCAAGTCCTGTTACTCACGGACGGTCAAGTCCTCAAGAGCGGGGAACAGCGTATGTCCACAGGGAATTTGCAAGTCTGTCTCGTGCTTCTGATCCGTCACCAGAAGTTTCATCTGCTAGGCAAGTAGTACAAGGGCCATCGTCCACAGTAAACAGTCCTCGAGAAAATGCTTTGTCTGAGGAACGGTTACAAAATATGTCATTGTCTGCAATTAAGGAATATTACAG TGCCCGAGATGAGAAGGAGATTGGTTTGTGCATGAAAGATATGAATTCACCAGCTTATCACCCAACAATGATTTCTCTGTGGGTATCTGATTCGTTTGagagaaaagacaaagaaaggAATCTTTTAGCAGAGCTCCTTGTTAACCTTGTGAAATCTGCTGACAACGCTTTAACCGAGGTCCAACTAGTGAAAGG GTTTGAATCTGTTTTGACAACCCTGGAGGATGCCGTAAATGATGCTCCGAAAGCAGCAGAGTTTCTTGGTAGAATCTTTGGTAAAAGTGTGACAGAGAAAGTAGTGACATTGACAGAGATTGGTCGGTTAATCAGAGAAGGAGGAGAGGAACCAGGAAGTCTAATAGAGTTTGGATTAGGCGGAGATGTTCTTGGGAGTGTTTTGGAGATGATAAAGACAGAAGCTGGGGAAGAAGCTTTGGTTGAGATTCGCCGGAGCTCAGGTCTGAGGATTGAAGATTTCAAACCTCCTGCACCTAACCGGTCTAAGATATTAGAGAAATTtacttag
- the LOC104699887 gene encoding eukaryotic translation initiation factor 4G-like isoform X2, translated as MSYNQSRPDRSETQYRRTGRSTGNHHQQQHQQQQHRSSPAAGYGKGAGAPPSPAPAPSPAPFVDSSSLPSNRSFKKPSNAQGGGGGGQPRVNLPPVNHSVSKDGLHPNNHNGPNAHSRSQGVSGEPVVGGTTESINRNSGPIPKAPTSQSTAMTFKNNDTPNTAKASGDASQAFALQFGSIDLMKIPARTSSAPPNMDEQKRAQMQQSSVRTAPNVPASVPKKDLSNKVADNQLMRKEGHNPTSEKADIKVPHISPPSQTQKSPITNIRMPAVQTPYQHAQVPHPVHFGGPNMHMQPPVTASSFQMPMPMGLSMGNSPQIQPQVFFQGLPSHPMHHQGMMHQAQGHGFATPMGAQIHPQLGHVGVGLSPQYPQQQGGKYGGARKTTPVKITHPDTHEELRLDRRGDPYPDGESAALKQHSNTPPRSQPVSSFAPRPVNLVQPSFNSNTMIYPPGSVPLNSGPMSSAQAPRYPFPVIDGSQRVQIINQPAHTAPQHIRPAALAHVSSDSSSSVKARTAQNVMSSALPAYAKVSVKPAGASEKLGSPKAKSHGEVNISLSQKDVDAGSLSSSQQPKPGFVSVVPNSSARPATEIRRAEMVSESISAENQTRRVESPHNLTEDRGQTMPDSLVSVPETETVAAKENSSLPATNGFKKQLMEVSPTSDTPTSDSVDTNIDESMQGSSHASSEISGSSTQEKDLKCDEQTVSDMVVERSVISDEKHETVSGVLEKAQNEVDGTSSENLAEVTDGTSSELPHSTHIQSSTVPLGHSETSSRHHGVENSGDSLTSAPATLSKDKSAFESNTRRNTSTKGKKKIKEILQKADAAGTTSDLYNAYKGPEEKKEPLESSNVVHDVSNQKPAPVIPQATAEATVDAEPVKNEPEDWEDAADVSTPKLETADNSVNAKRSSSDEARDSCSNTEKKYSRDFLLKFADLCTTLPVGFDLSPDIANALIFAYMAASHHEHDSYPTPGKVMDRQGSNARLDRRPTNMVDDRWTKNQGSLPAGYGGNVGFRPGQGGNSGVLRNPRMQGPIMSRPMQPVGPMGGMGRNTPDLWQRGSNFQQKGLFPSPHAPMQVMHKAERKYQVGTVADEEQAKQRLLKGILNKLTPQNFEKLFEQVKSVNIDNAVTLSGVISQIFDKALMEPTFCEMYADFCVHLSGALPDFNENGEKITFKRLLLNKCQEEFERGEKEEEEASRVAEEGQVEQTEEEREEKRLQVRRRMLGNIRLIGELYKKKMLTEKIMHACIQKLLGFNQDPHEENIEALCKLMSTIGVMIDHQKAKGLMDGYFEKMKMLSCKQELSSRVRFMLINAIDLRKNKWQERMKVEGPKKIEEVHRDAAQERQTQANRLSRGPSMNSSARRGHMEFSPRGGGGMLSPPSAQMGGFHGPPQGRGFSNQDIRYDERPPYEPRMVPMPQRSVGDEPITLGPQGGLGQGMSRRPALVSNTYQSDATQAGGGDYRRPAGGLNGFGSQRPASPVTHGRSSPQERGTAYVHREFASLSRASDPSPEVSSARQVVQGPSSTVNSPRENALSEERLQNMSLSAIKEYYSARDEKEIGLCMKDMNSPAYHPTMISLWVSDSFERKDKERNLLAELLVNLVKSADNALTEVQLVKGFESVLTTLEDAVNDAPKAAEFLGRIFGKSVTEKVVTLTEIGRLIREGGEEPGSLIEFGLGGDVLGSVLEMIKTEAGEEALVEIRRSSGLRIEDFKPPAPNRSKILEKFT; from the exons ATGTCCTACAATCAATCAAGGCCCGACAGAAGCGAGACTCAATACCGTAGAACTGGTCGATCCACCGGTaaccaccaccaacaacaacaccaacagcAACAACACCGATCTTCTCCCGCCGCCGGTTATGGTAAGGGAGCCGGCGCTCCTCCTTCCCCTGCGCCTGCCCCTTCCCCTGCCCCTTTtgttgattcttcttccttGCCTTCCAATCGCAG TTTTAAGAAGCCCAGCAATGCtcaaggaggaggaggaggagggcaGCCTAGGGTGAATTTGCCACCTGTGAATCATTCTGTTTCCAAGGATGGTTTGCATCCTAACAATCACAATGGTCCAAATGCACACTCTCGCTCTCAAG GAGTGTCTGGTGAACCGGTTGTTGGTGGAACAACTGAATCAATCAACAGAAACAGTGGACCTATTCCGAAGGCTCCAACTTCTCAGTCTACCGCCATGACTTTCAAGAACAATGATACGCCCAACACAGCCAAAG CCTCTGGAGACGCTTCTCAAGCATTTGCTTTGCAGTTTGGGTCTATTGATCTGATGAAG ATTCCTGCTCGAACTAGCTCAGCACCTCCGAATATGGATGAGCAGAAACGTGCCCAG ATGCAGCAATCTTCTGTAAGAACGGCGCCAAATGTGCCAGCTTCTGTACCCAAAAAAGATTTATCAAATAAGGTTGCAGATAATCAGTTGATGAGGAAAGAGGGGCACAATCCAACGAGTGAAAAAGCAGATATTAAAGTCCCACATATATCCCCTCCAAGTCAAACGCAGAAGTCTCCAATTACAAATATTCGCATGCCTGCTGTGCAGACACCATATCAGCATGCTCAGGTTCCTCACCCTGTACATTTCGGTGGGCCGAACATGCATATGCAGCCTCCAGTGACCGCATCCTCGTTTCAAATGCCAATGCCAATGGGATTATCTATGGGAAATTCACCTCAAATCCAGCCGCAGGTGTTCTTTCAGGGTCTTCCATCACATCCGATGCATCATCAGGGTATGATGCATCAGGCTCAGGGACATGGTTTTGCAACTCCAATGGGTGCTCAGATTCACCCTCAGTTAGGCCACGTTGGTGTGGGTTTGAGCCCACAATATCCCCAGCAACAAGGAGGAAAATATGGTGGGGCACGCAAGACGACGCCTGTAAAGATTACTCATCCTGACACACACGAAGAGCTGAGGCTTGATCGACGTGGTGACCCATATCCAGATGGCGAATCAGCGGCTTTAAAACAGCATTCTAACACACCCCCCAGATCACAGCCAGTTTCATCATTTGCTCCACGACCAGTCAATTTGGTGCAACCCTCATTTAACTCTAATACTATGATATATCCTCCGGGTTCTGTACCCTTAAACAGTGGTCCAATGTCATCTGCTCAGGCACCAAGATATCCTTTCCCAGTTATTGATGGGTCCCAGAGAGTACAAATTATCAACCAACCTGCTCATACCGCTCCACAGCATATCAGACCTGCAGCTCTGGCACATGTTTcatctgattcttcttcctctgtgaaAGCACGCACTGCCCAAAATGTGATGTCATCTGCCCTACCTGCTTATGCGAAGGTATCAGTGAAGCCAGCTGGGGCTTCTGAAAAGCTTGGATCACCAAAAGCCAAGTCACATGGAGAAGTTAAC ATTTCTCTGTCACAAAAGGACGTGGATGCAGGTTCATTGAGCTCTTCACAGCAGCCTAAACCTGGTTTTGTCTCTGTAGTACCTAATTCGTCTGCTCGGCCAGCGACTGAAATTAGAAGAGCGGAAATGGTGAGTGAGTCGATCTCAGCTGAGAATCAGACACGTAGGGTGGAATCCCCTCATAATTTGACTGAG GATCGTGGACAGACTATGCCAGACTCTCTGGTCTCTGTTCCCGAAACAGAAACTGTTGCTGCCAAGGAAAATTCATCACTCCCAGCTACCAACGGATTTAAGAAGCAACTCATGGAGGTGTCTCCTACATCTGATACTCCAACGTCTGATTCAGTAGATACAAATATTGACGAATCTATGCAAGGGTCAAGCCATGCCTCATCAGAGATTTCTGGTTCTTCAACTCAAGAGAAAGACCTAAAATGTGATGAACAGACTGTTTCTGATATGGTTGTTGAAAGGTCTGTAATTTCTGATGAAAAACACGAAACAGTGTCAGGTGTGCTTGAGAAGGCACAGAATGAGGTAGATGGTACGAGCTCTGAAAACTTGGCTGAAGTTACAGATGGTACGAGCTCTGAGCTTCCACATTCTACGCATATTCAGTCTTCTACAGTTCCTCTTGGACATTCGGAAACGTCATCGAGACATCATGGTGTAGAAAATTCTGGTGATAGTTTGACCTCTGCCCCAGCTACTCTTTCAAAAGATAAATCCGCATTTGAATCGAACACAAGAAGAAATACTTCtacaaaaggaaagaagaagataaaagaaatcCTTCAAAAAGCAGATGCTGCAGGGACAACTTCTGATCTTTATAATGCGTACAAAGGGcctgaagaaaagaaagagcCGTTAGAGAGCTCAAATGTTGTTCATGATGTTTCAAACCAGAAGCCGGCACCTGTCATACCTCAGGCTACTGCTGAAGCCACTGTGGATGCTGAACCAGTGAAAAATGAACCAGAAGACTGGGAAGATGCGGCCGATGTTTCTACACCAAAGTTGGAAACTGCAGATAATTCTGTGAATGCTAAGAGAAGTTCCTCAGATGAGGCCAGAGACAGCTGCAGCAATACAGAAAAGAAGTACTCCCGTGATTTCCTTCTTAAGTTTGCAGACCTGTGTACTACTCTCCCTGTGGGATTTGACCTTTCGCCTGATATTGCTAATGCCTTGATTTTTGCTTATATGGCTGCATCTCATCATGAACATGATTCTTATCCTACTCCTGGAAAGGTTATGGATCGCCAAGGGAGTAATGCTCGATTAGATCGTCGTCCTACCAATATGGTTGATGATAGATGGACAAAGAATCAGGGTTCTCTTCCAGCAGGATATGGGGGTAACGTAGGTTTCCGACCTGGTCAAGGAGGAAACTCAGGAGTTTTAAGAAACCCTCGTATGCAGGGACCGATTATGTCTAGACCGATGCAACCTGTGGGTCCTATGGGAGGAATGGGCAGAAATACCCCCGACTTATGGCAACGTGGTTCAAATTTCCAACAAAAGGGACTTTTTCCTTCTCCACATGCTCCTATGCAGGTGATGCACAAAGCTGAGAGAAAATACCAAGTCGGTACAGTTGCAGATGaagaacaagcaaaacaaaggctATTAAAGGGAATCCTGAACAAGTTGACCCCGCAAAACTTTGAGAAACTGTTTGAGCAAGTTAAAAGTGTCAACATCGACAACGCTGTTACACTTTCTGGTGTCATTTCACAGATATTTGACAAAGCCTTGATGGAGCCTACCTTCTGTGAGATGTATGCAGATTTCTGTGTACATCTTTCTGGGGCGTTACCTGATTTTAATGAGAATGGTGAAAAGATTACCTTCAAAAGATTGCTTCTCAATAAATGTCAGGAAGAATTTGAGAGAGGggagaaagaagaggaggaagccAGTAGAGTAGCCGAAGAAGGACAAGTAGAACAAACCGAGGAGGAACGGGAAGAGAAAAGACTCCAGGTGCGAAGGAGAATGCTCGGTAATATTAGACTTATTGGTGAGTTATACAAGAAAAAGATGTTGACTGAGAAAATCATGCACGCATGCATCCAGAAGTTGCTCGGGTTTAATCAAGATCCTCATGAAGAGAACATTGAAGCTCTTTGTAAACTAATGAGTACGATAGGAGTTATGATCGATCATCAGAAAGCCAAGGGCCTTATGGATGGGTATtttgagaaaatgaaaatgctATCATGCAAACAAGAATTGTCGTCTAGGGTGAGGTTCATGTTGATTAATGCCATCGATTTGCGAAAGAACAAATGGCAAGAGAGAATGAAGGTCGaaggaccaaaaaaaattgaggaagTGCACAGAGATGCTGCACAAGAACGCCAAACTCAAGCTAACAGGCTTTCACGTGGACCCTCGATGAATTCATCAGCAAGAAGAGGACATATGGAGTTTAGTCCTAGGGGGGGAGGAGGAATGCTATCACCTCCAAGTGCCCAAATGGGTGGTTTCCATGGACCACCTCAAGGTCGTGGCTTTAGTAATCAGGACATTCGATATGATGAAAGGCCACCTTATGAGCCTAGGATGGTTCCAATGCCTCAAAGGTCAGTAGGTGATGAGCCTATTACCTTGGGTCCGCAAGGTGGTCTTGGTCAGGGAATGTCTAGAAGGCCTGCACTAGTATCAAACACTTATCAGTCTGATGCGACTCAGGCCGGTGGTGGAGATTATAGGCGACCGGCTGGTGGTTTGAATGGTTTTGGCTCACAAAGACCTGCAAGTCCTGTTACTCACGGACGGTCAAGTCCTCAAGAGCGGGGAACAGCGTATGTCCACAGGGAATTTGCAAGTCTGTCTCGTGCTTCTGATCCGTCACCAGAAGTTTCATCTGCTAGGCAAGTAGTACAAGGGCCATCGTCCACAGTAAACAGTCCTCGAGAAAATGCTTTGTCTGAGGAACGGTTACAAAATATGTCATTGTCTGCAATTAAGGAATATTACAG TGCCCGAGATGAGAAGGAGATTGGTTTGTGCATGAAAGATATGAATTCACCAGCTTATCACCCAACAATGATTTCTCTGTGGGTATCTGATTCGTTTGagagaaaagacaaagaaaggAATCTTTTAGCAGAGCTCCTTGTTAACCTTGTGAAATCTGCTGACAACGCTTTAACCGAGGTCCAACTAGTGAAAGG GTTTGAATCTGTTTTGACAACCCTGGAGGATGCCGTAAATGATGCTCCGAAAGCAGCAGAGTTTCTTGGTAGAATCTTTGGTAAAAGTGTGACAGAGAAAGTAGTGACATTGACAGAGATTGGTCGGTTAATCAGAGAAGGAGGAGAGGAACCAGGAAGTCTAATAGAGTTTGGATTAGGCGGAGATGTTCTTGGGAGTGTTTTGGAGATGATAAAGACAGAAGCTGGGGAAGAAGCTTTGGTTGAGATTCGCCGGAGCTCAGGTCTGAGGATTGAAGATTTCAAACCTCCTGCACCTAACCGGTCTAAGATATTAGAGAAATTtacttag